One window from the genome of Terrimicrobium sacchariphilum encodes:
- a CDS encoding FAD-dependent oxidoreductase, whose product MSSSSSVLKEQIQTPVIHECDLCVIGGSCTGLFAAIRAARLGLSVAIVEMQNCFGGVATSSMVNIWHSLLDAEYRDTIIGGLTVEVVERLQRREAVRTIEKNHGAAFIFNSEELKTDLDEIAQEHGLKIYFHTQFVAPWVEDGKLQAVVVENKSGRGAIRARFFIDASGDADLAHRLGLETYFANHWQPATTCAKVSGWSTLTTNFQRAIYENAEAFGIPEGFAWGATVPGSDIFMMAATRVPKANPAIADDLTAAEIEGRRQVRALFDIFKKVCPENQLALQALPSRIGVRESRHVRCLHQLKGEELLYGRRFPDAIANGSYRVDIHHQDKPGNTFKFLDGREVYERPGFPNQQGRWRPETAENPTFYQIPYRSMVPKDGPDNLLVAGRMIDADETAHGAIRVMVNMNQVGEAAGVAAVLALKDGVAARAIDTDRLRNTLTDGGSVIIPN is encoded by the coding sequence ATGTCTTCATCGTCTTCCGTCCTTAAAGAACAGATCCAGACCCCGGTGATCCACGAGTGCGACCTTTGTGTGATCGGCGGGTCCTGCACCGGGCTTTTTGCCGCCATCCGCGCCGCACGCCTCGGCTTGAGCGTCGCGATCGTGGAGATGCAGAACTGCTTCGGCGGTGTTGCGACCAGCTCGATGGTGAACATCTGGCACAGCCTGCTCGACGCCGAGTATCGCGACACAATCATCGGCGGATTGACCGTCGAGGTAGTCGAGCGCCTTCAACGCCGCGAGGCGGTGCGCACTATCGAGAAAAACCATGGCGCCGCCTTCATCTTCAACTCCGAGGAGTTGAAAACCGATCTCGATGAGATCGCGCAGGAGCACGGGTTAAAAATCTATTTTCACACTCAGTTCGTCGCACCCTGGGTGGAAGATGGCAAACTCCAAGCCGTCGTCGTGGAAAACAAGTCGGGTCGCGGAGCCATCCGCGCCCGTTTCTTCATTGATGCCTCCGGGGATGCAGATCTCGCCCATCGTCTAGGGTTGGAGACCTACTTTGCCAACCACTGGCAACCCGCCACCACCTGCGCCAAGGTGTCCGGCTGGTCGACTCTGACGACGAACTTTCAGCGGGCGATCTATGAAAACGCCGAGGCCTTTGGAATTCCCGAGGGGTTTGCATGGGGGGCGACTGTTCCGGGGTCCGATATCTTTATGATGGCGGCAACACGTGTGCCCAAGGCCAACCCGGCCATCGCCGACGATCTGACAGCGGCGGAAATCGAAGGCCGTCGCCAGGTGCGGGCGCTCTTCGATATTTTCAAAAAGGTTTGTCCTGAGAATCAACTCGCCTTGCAGGCGCTGCCATCGCGAATCGGAGTGCGCGAGTCCCGACACGTGCGCTGCCTGCATCAGCTCAAGGGTGAGGAACTACTCTACGGACGGAGATTCCCCGATGCCATCGCCAATGGCTCCTACCGCGTCGACATTCATCATCAGGACAAACCGGGCAATACCTTCAAGTTTCTCGATGGACGCGAGGTGTACGAACGCCCCGGATTTCCAAATCAGCAAGGGCGCTGGCGACCGGAGACGGCGGAAAATCCGACGTTTTACCAGATCCCGTACCGCAGCATGGTGCCAAAGGACGGCCCGGACAATCTCCTCGTGGCTGGCCGCATGATCGATGCTGACGAAACCGCCCATGGCGCGATCCGCGTGATGGTGAATATGAATCAAGTCGGCGAAGCCGCTGGCGTGGCCGCAGTTCTCGCGCTCAAGGATGGCGTGGCCGCACGCGCCATCGATACCGATCGTCTTCGCAACACCCTGACCGATGGCGGCTCGGTCATCATCCCCAACTAA
- a CDS encoding MFS transporter has translation MQTATANVPSTPVTEYKTGSLTYSKKGLLILSLWLLWGDFAFQFFESIFARFMPIFLKELNASNTLIGIMTGSFAGLVNVLFLPMISQWCDNLRTPIGRRIPLLYVFAPLTVVTLIGVGFAPEMGQWLHSWAGGLLPSTMTAGTVTLGLLCVLVVSFHFFNMVLVNGYNWLVRDVVPLSVMSRFLAWFSIVGAISGTLFLWFVFPHLLEHRQVIFLGVGVFYIVAFFLMCMKVKEGEYPPPVQKSEQPGIARTFVTYFRECLQIRLYRHFFLTCLLMIAATTGANNFITLFARESLGLNMGQLGHVFAWTSAISVLFFYPTGWLCDRFSPMHIALISIILIIVSQLMAFLFVGSWLGFFIYSLAYALPAVAWGLCQRASSMKLFPAEKFGQFSGGLNVFGCGALIASNFLTGLLMDALRSDYRFAFLWAVVMALASIPSMLIVLREWHLHGGRGHYVPPLPS, from the coding sequence ATGCAAACAGCCACGGCAAACGTTCCGTCCACTCCGGTAACCGAATACAAGACGGGAAGTCTTACCTACTCCAAAAAGGGACTACTCATACTCTCGCTCTGGCTTCTCTGGGGCGACTTTGCCTTTCAGTTCTTTGAGTCGATCTTTGCACGGTTCATGCCCATCTTCCTGAAGGAGTTGAATGCCTCCAATACCCTGATCGGCATCATGACCGGCAGCTTTGCGGGATTGGTTAATGTCCTCTTCCTGCCCATGATCAGCCAGTGGTGCGATAATCTCCGTACTCCGATCGGGCGACGTATTCCGCTCCTTTATGTCTTTGCCCCGCTCACGGTTGTGACTCTCATCGGTGTGGGATTCGCTCCCGAGATGGGTCAGTGGCTCCACTCATGGGCCGGAGGATTGCTGCCATCGACCATGACCGCTGGCACCGTGACACTGGGTCTCCTTTGTGTGCTCGTGGTCAGCTTCCACTTCTTTAACATGGTCCTGGTCAACGGCTACAACTGGCTGGTGCGCGATGTCGTCCCGCTCAGCGTGATGTCACGCTTTCTCGCCTGGTTCAGCATCGTGGGAGCCATCAGCGGAACCTTGTTTCTCTGGTTTGTCTTTCCGCATTTGCTTGAGCACAGGCAGGTCATCTTTCTCGGAGTCGGCGTATTCTACATCGTGGCCTTTTTCCTCATGTGCATGAAAGTGAAGGAAGGCGAATATCCCCCGCCCGTGCAAAAGTCGGAGCAGCCTGGAATCGCCAGAACTTTCGTCACCTACTTCCGGGAGTGCCTGCAGATCCGGCTCTATCGGCACTTCTTTCTGACTTGCCTGCTGATGATCGCGGCGACCACCGGCGCGAATAACTTCATCACGCTTTTCGCAAGAGAGTCGCTCGGTTTGAACATGGGGCAGCTGGGGCATGTATTTGCGTGGACCTCAGCCATCTCTGTGTTGTTTTTCTATCCCACCGGATGGCTTTGTGATCGGTTCTCGCCCATGCACATCGCGCTCATCTCCATCATCCTCATCATAGTGAGCCAGCTGATGGCATTTCTGTTTGTGGGTAGCTGGCTGGGGTTCTTTATCTACTCCCTGGCGTATGCCCTGCCAGCAGTGGCATGGGGGCTCTGCCAGCGTGCGAGCTCGATGAAGCTCTTCCCGGCGGAAAAGTTTGGCCAGTTCTCCGGAGGCCTGAATGTCTTCGGCTGCGGTGCGCTGATCGCAAGCAATTTCCTGACCGGCCTTCTCATGGATGCCCTGCGGAGCGATTACCGCTTTGCCTTTCTCTGGGCGGTCGTGATGGCTCTCGCTTCCATTCCTTCCATGCTTATCGTCCTGCGCGAGTGGCATCTTCATGGCGGACGCGGCCACTATGTCCCTCCCCTGCCAAGCTGA
- a CDS encoding glycoside hydrolase family 130 protein, whose translation MAPAKRTAKSTFASRVSEVRAAHEKLLRRRNPVDLTWDNGVYERFQNPVLTAAHAPIEWRYDFDREANPFFMERLGINAALNPGAFLWKGKVCLVVRVEGNDRKSFFAIAESPNGIDNFRFWPEPLDLPEIKPETNVYDMRITFHEDGWIYGTFCSESRARKVAPTDLSSADAQAGMVRTKDFKKWERLPNLKTPSSQQRNVVLHPEFVKGQYAFYTRPMDGFIDVGSGGGIGWTLCRDITSGKTGKEEIIDERAYHTIKEVKNGQGPPPLKTKHGWLHLAHGVRGCASGLRYVLYAFITALDDPKKIIAQPGGHFLAPYEGERIGDVSNVTFTNGWVELPDGTVLIYYGGSDTRCYVARTTVDKLVDWCLNTPEDGLTTRRCLDQRLALIRRNQQILSGKK comes from the coding sequence ATGGCCCCTGCTAAACGTACTGCTAAATCAACTTTCGCCTCACGTGTCAGCGAAGTCCGCGCCGCTCACGAAAAGCTGCTTCGCCGACGCAATCCGGTTGATCTCACTTGGGACAACGGGGTGTACGAGCGTTTTCAAAACCCTGTGCTCACCGCTGCCCACGCGCCGATCGAGTGGCGCTATGACTTCGACCGCGAGGCAAATCCCTTTTTCATGGAGCGGCTCGGGATCAACGCCGCCCTGAACCCCGGCGCGTTTCTCTGGAAGGGTAAGGTCTGTCTCGTCGTGCGCGTGGAGGGCAATGATCGCAAGAGCTTCTTCGCCATCGCCGAGTCGCCCAATGGTATTGACAATTTCCGCTTCTGGCCGGAACCGCTCGATCTGCCGGAGATCAAGCCGGAGACGAATGTCTATGACATGCGCATCACCTTCCACGAGGATGGCTGGATTTACGGCACCTTTTGCTCCGAGTCTCGGGCCAGGAAGGTCGCGCCGACCGATTTGTCCTCCGCCGATGCCCAGGCGGGTATGGTTCGGACAAAGGATTTTAAGAAATGGGAGCGGCTTCCCAACCTGAAGACCCCGTCGAGCCAGCAGCGCAATGTCGTGCTGCACCCGGAGTTTGTGAAAGGTCAGTATGCCTTTTACACGCGCCCGATGGATGGATTCATCGATGTGGGTTCGGGCGGCGGCATCGGCTGGACGCTCTGCCGCGACATTACCTCAGGCAAGACCGGCAAGGAGGAGATCATCGACGAGCGCGCCTATCATACGATTAAGGAGGTCAAGAACGGCCAGGGACCGCCCCCGCTGAAGACGAAGCACGGCTGGCTCCACCTCGCCCACGGCGTGCGAGGTTGCGCCTCGGGATTGCGCTATGTGCTCTATGCCTTCATAACCGCGCTGGACGATCCAAAGAAGATCATCGCGCAACCCGGCGGGCATTTCCTTGCCCCGTACGAGGGCGAGCGCATCGGCGATGTTTCCAATGTCACCTTCACCAACGGCTGGGTCGAGTTGCCCGACGGCACGGTGCTCATCTACTACGGCGGCTCCGACACGCGCTGCTACGTGGCGCGCACCACGGTGGACAAACTCGTCGACTGGTGCCTGAACACCCCGGAGGACGGCCTGACCACGCGCCGTTGCCTTGATCAGCGTCTCGCCCTCATCCGGCGCAACCAGCAGATCCTCTCCGGGAAGAAATAG
- a CDS encoding SGNH/GDSL hydrolase family protein, which yields MRFPLSLTRKSASFLIAAAVLSGVLSLPSPARAGMLQPGDFVAICGDSITAQRIYSVYMEEYLILCQPAPDLQAQQFGWGGESAPSYLDRMENDVIVFHPNIVTLCYGMNDGRYTPVNPGTLDTYRNAMTSIVEGLKKAGVRNIVVGTPGAVDTNSFKKLDPVVYNNTLKELGNVARDVAEKQGVGFADVHSVMIEAMAKAKAKYGDKYNVAGNDGIHPNRNGHLIMAYAFLKALGCDGDIGTITLDMKDGKAEATAGHKVLAAGKGFVEVESSRYPFCFSGDPAQQESNLGMAEFIPFNNDLNRFNLVVKNPTGKSVKVTWGQSTKTFSAEQAASGINLAAEFPENPFSKPFAEAEARIREKQTLEGVLSKDLLHSTPLWVQSFPDEKETFQKLAAKIVDRAAARRKQSSQLAVLVKYKIVVESL from the coding sequence ATGCGATTTCCTCTGTCTCTCACCCGAAAGTCAGCCTCTTTCCTGATCGCGGCTGCCGTGCTCTCTGGGGTTCTTTCCCTTCCATCTCCCGCTCGCGCGGGGATGCTTCAGCCGGGGGACTTTGTCGCCATTTGCGGAGACTCCATCACTGCCCAGAGGATCTACTCCGTCTATATGGAGGAGTACCTGATCCTTTGCCAGCCCGCTCCGGACCTTCAGGCACAGCAGTTCGGCTGGGGAGGAGAAAGCGCTCCGAGCTACCTGGACCGCATGGAAAACGACGTTATCGTCTTCCATCCCAATATCGTGACTCTGTGTTACGGGATGAATGATGGCCGGTACACGCCGGTGAACCCCGGCACCCTCGATACCTACCGCAATGCCATGACGAGCATCGTGGAGGGATTGAAGAAAGCAGGCGTGCGGAACATCGTGGTCGGCACGCCGGGCGCAGTCGATACGAATTCTTTCAAGAAACTCGACCCGGTCGTGTACAACAACACGCTCAAGGAACTCGGCAATGTCGCCCGCGACGTGGCGGAGAAGCAGGGCGTGGGATTTGCCGACGTCCACTCGGTCATGATCGAGGCCATGGCGAAAGCCAAGGCGAAGTACGGCGATAAATACAATGTCGCGGGCAATGACGGAATCCACCCGAACCGCAACGGCCACCTCATCATGGCCTATGCGTTTCTCAAGGCGCTGGGCTGCGACGGAGACATCGGCACCATCACGCTCGACATGAAGGACGGCAAAGCCGAGGCCACGGCAGGCCACAAGGTACTCGCCGCCGGGAAGGGCTTTGTGGAGGTCGAGTCGTCGCGCTATCCGTTTTGTTTTTCCGGCGATCCCGCCCAGCAGGAGTCGAATCTCGGCATGGCGGAGTTCATTCCCTTTAACAATGATCTCAACCGATTCAATCTCGTGGTAAAAAATCCCACCGGCAAAAGCGTGAAGGTCACGTGGGGACAGAGCACCAAAACCTTTTCCGCCGAGCAGGCCGCCTCCGGGATCAACCTCGCTGCCGAGTTCCCGGAGAATCCCTTCAGCAAGCCGTTTGCCGAGGCTGAAGCCAGGATTCGCGAGAAGCAGACCCTGGAGGGCGTGCTCTCGAAAGATCTCCTGCATTCCACGCCGTTGTGGGTCCAGAGCTTTCCCGAT
- a CDS encoding glycoside hydrolase family 130 protein yields MSRTPVTLTRLSTTPILEPRPDVQWERGAVLNSAVWEENGTTSLLYRAIDHETGWTQENPEGGRYYTSVGLATSADGIHFDRRPEPIIPFGFLGGTSEAQDCRIVKIDGTYYLTYCLYDQDIGLPSPGYSVSTDLIHWEHRGELVPFAEFGYNKNATLFPERIGGRYALLHRPEAAAFRHLPKQQFDWRTWSRGPLTKEADLPGVTLSFSDDLKHWTDTTVVIKTRENSWDDVKVGPGAPPIRTSQGWLNVYHAVDSAHTYRLGLALHDINDPRIVLKRQDHWILQPELDWEKHGDVDGAIFTCGALLREGNILRVYYAGADTKIGVAEACVEDFLKS; encoded by the coding sequence ATGTCTCGTACTCCAGTGACCCTTACACGTCTCTCCACCACACCGATTCTCGAACCCCGCCCCGATGTCCAGTGGGAGCGCGGAGCGGTGCTCAACAGTGCCGTGTGGGAGGAGAATGGCACGACCTCTCTCCTCTATCGAGCCATCGATCACGAGACGGGGTGGACGCAGGAAAATCCCGAGGGCGGACGCTATTATACGAGCGTCGGCCTCGCTACGAGCGCGGATGGCATTCACTTCGACCGTCGCCCGGAACCGATTATTCCTTTCGGCTTCCTCGGCGGAACCTCCGAGGCTCAGGACTGTCGCATCGTGAAAATCGACGGCACCTATTACCTGACCTACTGCCTGTACGACCAGGACATCGGCCTGCCGAGCCCGGGATACTCGGTGTCGACAGATCTCATTCACTGGGAGCATCGCGGGGAGCTCGTCCCGTTCGCCGAGTTTGGGTACAATAAAAACGCCACCCTGTTCCCGGAGAGAATCGGTGGCAGATATGCCCTGCTCCACCGGCCCGAGGCTGCTGCCTTCCGTCATCTGCCGAAGCAACAGTTTGACTGGCGCACCTGGAGCCGCGGGCCGCTGACGAAGGAAGCCGACCTGCCAGGCGTAACCCTTTCCTTTTCCGATGACCTGAAGCACTGGACCGACACGACAGTGGTGATCAAGACGCGGGAAAACTCATGGGACGACGTGAAGGTCGGGCCGGGAGCTCCGCCGATTCGCACCTCGCAGGGATGGCTGAACGTCTACCATGCGGTGGACTCCGCGCACACCTATCGTCTTGGCCTGGCACTTCATGACATCAATGATCCCCGCATAGTCCTGAAGCGGCAGGATCATTGGATCCTCCAGCCCGAGCTGGACTGGGAAAAACACGGCGACGTGGACGGAGCCATCTTCACCTGCGGCGCCCTGCTGCGCGAGGGAAACATCCTGCGTGTCTACTACGCCGGCGCGGATACCAAGATCGGTGTCGCCGAGGCCTGCGTGGAGGACTTTCTGAAAAGCTAA
- a CDS encoding sialidase family protein, translating into MIAKYPVCRDDAIYHAWPDMALQGDRMICVFSECPDHGDRSYTRIMVTHSEDRGRTWTTKRPVTPGLTKHGPDDPHWNCPRVTALDDGRLVVIVDKVSGAGEGNKPGGRQTNWMFFSDDGGLTWSDAVPTPIEGIVPDKVTVLRYGSQPGRWLVSAQTCRADEKGEEIWRSYAWFSDNEGLSWTGPCFIAGRSDLKLCEGSFLELPDGELVCFFRENSRMGRDAYKVFSRDGGVTWEGLVEMPIPACHRPVAGMLQSGEVLVTYRYEPGGRGRRENWAQNVFASLTDVESCKARSRAEASTRVLPLDYDRADRPDTGYTGWVQFPDGEIHVVTYIVDDAPKGQIRGYAFRESAFRISSSD; encoded by the coding sequence ATGATAGCAAAATATCCCGTATGCCGGGACGACGCAATCTACCATGCCTGGCCGGACATGGCCTTGCAGGGAGATCGTATGATCTGTGTGTTCAGCGAGTGTCCCGACCATGGAGACCGCAGCTACACCCGCATCATGGTCACGCACTCCGAAGATCGCGGGCGCACGTGGACTACCAAGCGCCCCGTAACACCGGGCCTGACCAAGCATGGTCCGGACGATCCCCACTGGAACTGCCCCCGCGTGACAGCGCTCGACGATGGGCGTCTCGTTGTCATAGTCGATAAAGTTAGCGGAGCGGGCGAAGGTAATAAACCCGGAGGGCGGCAGACCAACTGGATGTTCTTCAGCGACGATGGCGGGCTGACTTGGTCGGACGCAGTGCCTACGCCGATCGAGGGAATCGTTCCCGACAAAGTCACCGTCTTGCGGTATGGATCGCAGCCCGGGCGCTGGCTCGTGAGCGCCCAGACCTGCCGGGCCGATGAAAAGGGAGAGGAAATATGGCGGTCCTACGCCTGGTTTTCGGACAACGAGGGACTTTCGTGGACGGGACCCTGCTTCATCGCTGGAAGGTCCGATCTGAAACTATGCGAGGGAAGCTTCCTGGAGCTGCCGGATGGAGAACTCGTTTGCTTTTTCCGGGAGAATTCCCGCATGGGCCGCGACGCCTACAAGGTCTTTAGCCGCGATGGAGGTGTGACCTGGGAGGGACTCGTTGAGATGCCGATCCCTGCCTGTCATCGGCCGGTCGCAGGGATGCTGCAGAGCGGCGAAGTGCTGGTCACCTATCGTTACGAGCCGGGCGGGCGGGGGCGGCGTGAGAACTGGGCGCAGAATGTCTTTGCGAGCCTGACCGACGTGGAGAGCTGCAAGGCCCGGAGCCGCGCCGAGGCGTCGACCCGCGTGCTTCCTCTCGATTATGACCGGGCGGACAGGCCGGATACGGGCTATACCGGGTGGGTGCAGTTTCCCGACGGCGAGATCCATGTGGTGACGTACATCGTGGACGATGCGCCGAAGGGGCAGATACGGGGATATGCCTTCCGCGAATCGGCTTTTCGCATTTCATCCAGCGACTAG